One Desulfomonile tiedjei genomic window, ATTCGGGCCGCTTCGGACGACGAGGGCGCCGCGCAGTTGATGGGTGTCGACACGGGCATCACTTACGCCTATGCGATGGGCATCGCTGCAATGACCGCGGCAATAGCTGGGATCCTGGTTGGCATGACATTCACTTTCTATCCTCATACCGGCCCGCAGTATCTCATCATAGCGTTTGGCGTTGTCATCATCGGTGGTGTGGGGAGTATGATTGGAACGCTCTTGGGAGGAATGATCCTGGGGCTGGCCCAGCTCCTCGGCGCGCATTTTTTAGGGCCGGGGTTTCAACTTTTGTCGGGCTACCTGGTCCTTCTTGTCGTATTGGCCTTGCGACCGCAGGGTATCTTCGGGAAAAGGGCCCATAGGTAGCGTCATGCGTGTGATTCGGTTGTGCATCATCGCACTGTTTGTAGCGGGACTGGCTTCGGTCCCGTTCTGGGGGTCGGAATATATGATGGCCCTTGCGATGATGTTTCTCATATACGTCGCTTTCAGCCAGATGTGGAACCTTCTCGCGGGTTATTCCGGGTTGATGTCCCTGGGCCAGCAGAGCTTCATCGGCCTGGGAGGATACACGCTTGCCGCGTTGTCGGTCAATCATGATGCGCCACTCTGGGCAGGCGTCCTTATGGGTGGCGCGGCTTCGTTGCTGTTCGCTCTGGTCATATCTGTTCCATTGTTTCGGACAAGAGGCGTTTATTTCGCGGTGGGCACCTGGATAGTCGCGGAAGCGCTCGGAATCTGTTTCAGCAACTGGTCGTACGTGCGCTACGGGATGGGGCTGTTTGTACAGCCGGCTTACAAGGTACCGCTCTATCAGATCTATTATGCTGCTCTGTTGGTAGGCCTGGGATCGGTCCTTCTCGTTTATTCTATCCTGAGATCGAAGCTGGGGCTGGGCTTGATGGCAATGCGTGATGACGAGGAGGCCGCCCAAACCGCTGGCGTAGAAGTGTTCCGATGCAAGCTGTACTGCTTTTTGATCGCCGCGCTTGTTACGGGTCTTGCTGCCGGGGTGTTGTATGTGCACCAGATATTCATCCAGCCGTACAAGGCTTTCAGCATTGATTGGACTGTCAGGCTGTTGATAATAGTCATAATCGGAGGAATCGGCACCATTGAGGGGCCAATTATCGGCGCGCTGATCTTTGTGATTCTACAGCAGCTATTCTCGGAATGGTTCAACGTGGGAATGCTCCTTTTGGGTGTAGTGTGTGTGGCTGTTATGCTCGTTGCCCCGCGAGGCATAGCAGGGGCCATGATCGACCGGTTCCGATTTGAGATTTTTCCGCTCCGGAGAGAGTAGCCGAAGACGAGCGCAGGTAGGGCCGGCGTCTCGCCGGCCGCCGAGGGACCGGCGGACTGCCGGTCCTACAATTGCGAGGAGTGAAACGACGAAGCAATCTCTGCCTTCAACCGCTGAGATTGCTTCGCTACGCTCGCAATGACAATCTTTCCGACCCGTGAGTGAATGGATACCCTCGCGCCAAAAGATGGCTGGACATGAGGCGCTTCTCTTGCTATGAGATAGGCCTCAAAATAGGGGCCGCAGATTGTTTTAGCGCTCCCGATCTCGCAGCGAGGCTGCATCATGACTCAAATGCCTTTCATTAAAGGTATAAAGCATGCCTTTATTCGAGGCCTCCCGCTTCTGTTAATGCTGTCGCTCTTGTCATCAGCCGGTCCGGTGTTCGCTTTATGGCTTCCCTGGGCCACTGAGGAATCCAAAGTGGCGAAGGTTGTCGCGGATGTCTGTCAAGCTACGGTTAACAACGATCAGCGATTCCTGGCGGAAAACGTTGTGGGCAATGGGGCGAAGGCATTCATAGACCAAGAAATCGCGGCCGTCCAAAGCCTCGGGGTGAAGAAGTACCACTGCCGAATCCAGCGGGTGACGATCCTGCCGCCGGACAATAACTGGGCAATTGTTGAATTCGACAAGGTGGCTACTCTTGGCAGCGGAGAAGAATTCGCCAATAAGGCGTTCTCCATCCTGGGGAAAGCCGACGGCGCATGGAAGATCACGATAGGTGTGGGAGACAAAATGAAGGCGGGGCAGGACATGCTCAACCTTATCCGGCAAGGGGCAGGAGTTCCCGGCCAGCGTAAATAGTGGGCGGTTTCCCCGTGCAGGTTATGCGGATTCGCAGTCAGGCGCGGTCGGTTTAATTTTTTGAAAGTCCATCAGTATTGCCAATCTGAAATCACCTTTGTATCAGGACGGCACACATGAGCGATTCTTATTCGGAGTGCATTTTTTGCGACATAATTCAGGGCAAGAAGCCCTCGAAGCAAGTTTACGAGGACGAACTGGTTGTAGCATTCTGGGATGCAAATCCTGCCGCGGCGCTGCACATTCTCATTGTGCCCCGCGAGCACATACCTACGTTGAACGACATACCGCCGGACAATAAAATCCTTGCGCATTTGGGGCAGGTGGCAAGCCGCATCGCGGCAGATTTCGGGGTGGCTGAACCGGGCTACAGATTTGTCATTAATGTCAACCCGGGAGGCGGCCAGATGGTCTTTCACCTGCACGCGCATTTAGTGTCGAGGACTTGGCGGGAGCCGGGTTGATCCATGCAAGATTGCATTTTCTGTAAGATAATTAACGGAGAGCTTCCTGCTCGGAAGATCTACGAGGATGACACAACGGTGGCTTTTTGGGATGCGCGTCCAGCGTCCCCGATTCACGTGTTGATCGTTCCTCGCAAGCATGTCCCCACGCTGAACGATATCCCCCGCGGGGACCCCCTTGTGGCCCACATGAGCGATGTGGCGAAGAAGCTTGCCGTGGACCTGGGTGTCGCACAATCAGGGTACCGTTTCTTCATCAATGTAAATCGTGGCGGCGGTCAGGTGATATTTCATTTGCACGCGCACCTTGTTGCGGGCAACGATTTCGGTACGCTATTCATTAAGATGGGCATAGCAATCGCAATGTTGTGGCGCAAAATCGTCGGGCTTGTTCGCCGCGATCACAACCGCTATAACTCCCTTGAGGCATGATCCCTTGAGGGGTGCACGAGAACCCAAGCTAGAATGTCACGCGGCTGGGGAATGTCCCGTGTTTGGTTGTGGAACCCGCCCCCGAAGAACAATGTGAGGGCTAGGCGAATGGACACCGCAGATCACGAAGAGATCACTGCAAATATGGTGCGGGAGATCGTCAAGGCGGTAAATCCCGAGAAGATAGTACTCTTCGGGTCCCGGGCCAGGGGGGATTTTCACGAAGGGTCGGACATTGACCTTCTAATAGTTGAATCAGAGCCCTTTGGAGAGAAGCGAAGCCGGCGGAAAGAAATGGCCCGACTCTGGAAAATCCTGGCCGGGTTTCCAATATCCAAAGATCTCCTGGTCTATAGCCGAGATGAAGTGGAGTACTGGCGCGATTCCTTGAATAACGTTGTGGCCAAGGCGTTGAGAGAGGGCAAGGTCCTCTATGAGCGACCCTAAGCAAGCAAGCCTGATGCTCAGTATGGCACAAAAGGATCTCAAGGCCTTAAAGGGGATGATGGACCCAAACGTTTTCGAGGAGGAGATCTTCGGGTTCCATATTCAGCAGGCAATTGAGAAGGCGTTGAAAGCCTGGCTTGCACTCCTCGGTGTAGAGTACCCATTAACCCATGACTTGAGCGTCCTGCTGAACGCTCTGCAGGATCTTGGAGCCGATGTGTCGGGTCTGTGGGACCTGGTCGAGTACAACACTTTTGCCGTACGGTTCCGTTATGAATTTGTGGGAGACTGGGATCAGCCTCTGGACAGAGACTCCACGGTTCTGAGAGTGGAAGCCCTTGTGAACCAGGTGGAAGGCCACCTCCAGAGCCTACAAATTACCGGTTAGTGCCTGCTCGGTCACCGGTTGTCCAACTCCATCAAACTAAATCAGCCATCGCCCCCCGTAGGAAGTTTCCGTCCCTCCTTAACCGGGTCTCGGCCAAGGCATGCTTCCCAGAGCATGGTCTTGTTCTTCTCGTCTATGGAGGCCTTTGTCCAGGCCTCCCCGCGAAACCTTTGAATAAGCATGCCGCACATTAGAATGATGGAGATGGTCATGGCCCACCACACGCCTACGGCATCCGTTCGCAAAACGTGAATCACAGCCAATATGAATGGTATTCGAAGAAGCCACATCCCTATGAAAATGATCCTCATGGTGGCGTATGTGTCCCCTGCGCCCTGCAATGCTCCTGAGAGCGTGACCCCGATGGCCATGAAAGGCATACCGATCATGTTTATTCTGAGATAGCGTGTC contains:
- a CDS encoding branched-chain amino acid ABC transporter permease, with the translated sequence MRVIRLCIIALFVAGLASVPFWGSEYMMALAMMFLIYVAFSQMWNLLAGYSGLMSLGQQSFIGLGGYTLAALSVNHDAPLWAGVLMGGAASLLFALVISVPLFRTRGVYFAVGTWIVAEALGICFSNWSYVRYGMGLFVQPAYKVPLYQIYYAALLVGLGSVLLVYSILRSKLGLGLMAMRDDEEAAQTAGVEVFRCKLYCFLIAALVTGLAAGVLYVHQIFIQPYKAFSIDWTVRLLIIVIIGGIGTIEGPIIGALIFVILQQLFSEWFNVGMLLLGVVCVAVMLVAPRGIAGAMIDRFRFEIFPLRRE
- a CDS encoding histidine triad nucleotide-binding protein; the protein is MSDSYSECIFCDIIQGKKPSKQVYEDELVVAFWDANPAAALHILIVPREHIPTLNDIPPDNKILAHLGQVASRIAADFGVAEPGYRFVINVNPGGGQMVFHLHAHLVSRTWREPG
- a CDS encoding histidine triad nucleotide-binding protein, whose protein sequence is MQDCIFCKIINGELPARKIYEDDTTVAFWDARPASPIHVLIVPRKHVPTLNDIPRGDPLVAHMSDVAKKLAVDLGVAQSGYRFFINVNRGGGQVIFHLHAHLVAGNDFGTLFIKMGIAIAMLWRKIVGLVRRDHNRYNSLEA
- a CDS encoding nucleotidyltransferase domain-containing protein produces the protein MDTADHEEITANMVREIVKAVNPEKIVLFGSRARGDFHEGSDIDLLIVESEPFGEKRSRRKEMARLWKILAGFPISKDLLVYSRDEVEYWRDSLNNVVAKALREGKVLYERP
- a CDS encoding HEPN domain-containing protein; protein product: MSDPKQASLMLSMAQKDLKALKGMMDPNVFEEEIFGFHIQQAIEKALKAWLALLGVEYPLTHDLSVLLNALQDLGADVSGLWDLVEYNTFAVRFRYEFVGDWDQPLDRDSTVLRVEALVNQVEGHLQSLQITG